One genomic window of Quercus robur chromosome 6, dhQueRobu3.1, whole genome shotgun sequence includes the following:
- the LOC126690288 gene encoding uncharacterized protein LOC126690288 — translation MTPKKDWFDTYKPYNGGMVQMGNDATCPIIGIGIVKIKMFDRVVKVLSNVRDVPDLRKNLISLGVLDDLGYSYSSKGGIMKITKGALMEELQSPLQWSSALMTQNYGICDLVILVNVMFGDQYQFLLIAVLNTSSVSLMTILERFKKWKAKVENQTGRKIKYLRTDNGVEYRDKEFIRFCELEGITRHFSVKGTPQQNGVAERMNRTLAERARCMRLNAGLPKVFWAETVNTESFIINRSPSSAIDFKILGENESETCDDSPQEKLTVEVEFEENSSPSEKGDVEIDPQQQQEESYSIAKGREKRVHKAPQRYGFEDMVSFALITSSGDPLSYRDIEEMRSLQKNKTWESSNMLTKSIPTDKFKSYLDLVDVCSL, via the exons ATGACTCCAAAGAAGGATTGGTTTGACACGTATAAGCCTTACAACGGTGGTATGGTCCAAATGGGTAATGATGCTACATGCCCGATTATTGGGATTGGTATTGTGAAGATCAAGATGTTTGATAGAGTTGTGAAAGTTCTTAGTAATGTCAGAGATGTTCCAGATCTTAgaaagaatttaatttctttaggaGTATTGGATGATTTGGGCTATTCATACTCATCAAAGGGTGGAATCATGAAGATTACTAAAGGTGCTTTGATG GAAGAGTTGCAGTCACCACTCCAGTGGAGTTCTGCACTGATGACACAAAATTATGGCATATGTGACTTGGTCATATTGGTGAACGTG ATGTTTGGGGACCAGTATCAGTTTCTTCTCATAGCGGTGCTCAATACTTCGTCAGTTTCATTGATGACTATTCTAGAAAG ATTTAAAAAGTGGAAAGCAAAGGTTGAGAATCAGACTGGcaggaaaataaaataccttAGAACAGATAATGGAGTAGAGTATAGAGATAAAGaatttataagattttgtgAATTAGAAGGAATTACTCGTCACTTCTCAGTTAAAGGAACTCCACAGCAGAATGGGGTTGCAGAGAGAATGAACAGAACCTTAGCAGAAAGAGCCAGATGCATGAGATTGAATGCAGGGTTGCCTAAGGTGTTTTGGGCAGAGACAGTTAACACAGAAAGCTTCATTATTAATAGATCTCCATCATCAGCCATTGATTTCAAGATTCTAGGAGAG AATGAATCAGAGACATGTGATGATAGTCCACAGGAGAAATTAACTGTTGAGGTGGAGTTTGAAGAGAATAGTTCACCCAGTGAGAAGGGTGATGTTGAGATTGatccacaacaacaacaagaagagTCTTATTCAATTGCTAAAGGTAGAGAGAAGCGGGTTCACAAAGCACCACAGAGATATGGCTTTGAAGACATGGTTAGCTTTGCTCTCATAACTAGCAGTGGAGATCCATTGTCTTACAGGGATATAGAAGAGATGAGATCACTACAGAAGAATAAGACTTGGGAATCCTCTAATATGTTGACAAAGTCAATTCCAACAGATAAGTTCAAGAGTTACTTGGACTTGGTTGATGTTTGTAGCTTGTaa